The following coding sequences lie in one Microvirga sp. 17 mud 1-3 genomic window:
- the motA gene encoding flagellar motor stator protein MotA → MGVAIGLLIAIGSLFGGFAAMGGHLAVIWQPWEFVIIGGIAVGTYIVANPMSVVADTGRASVEAILGVVPKRAKYLALLGLLYALMRELRSKPRNEVESHIDDPQNSAVFDNYPEIQKDPELTLFICDYVRLIIIGNARPHEIEALMDEEIATLRRDKLKPYMTITTVAEALPALGIVAAVLGIVKAMGALDQSPQLLGGLIGAALVGTFAGIFLSYAILSPLAQKIKATREKQCRVYIIVKQTLLASLNGALPQIAVEHGRKAISSADRPTIDEVEAATISGGSRGDTEQKEAA, encoded by the coding sequence TTGGGCGTTGCTATTGGTCTGCTCATCGCCATCGGCTCATTGTTCGGCGGCTTCGCCGCGATGGGAGGACACTTGGCTGTCATATGGCAGCCATGGGAGTTCGTCATCATCGGCGGAATTGCGGTTGGAACCTACATCGTTGCTAACCCGATGTCCGTTGTGGCCGACACTGGACGTGCCTCTGTTGAGGCAATTCTCGGTGTCGTACCAAAGCGCGCCAAGTACTTAGCGCTCCTCGGCTTACTTTATGCCTTGATGCGTGAGCTACGCTCGAAGCCGCGTAACGAAGTTGAAAGTCACATCGACGACCCCCAAAATTCCGCTGTCTTCGACAATTACCCTGAAATTCAGAAAGATCCTGAACTCACCCTCTTCATTTGCGATTATGTTCGCCTGATTATCATCGGCAACGCCAGGCCGCACGAAATCGAGGCGCTCATGGACGAAGAGATCGCGACCTTGCGGCGTGACAAGCTTAAGCCTTATATGACGATCACAACGGTCGCAGAAGCCCTTCCGGCTCTCGGAATCGTGGCGGCGGTTCTTGGCATCGTAAAGGCGATGGGCGCCCTCGATCAGTCGCCCCAGCTGCTTGGAGGCCTCATTGGCGCCGCTCTCGTCGGCACGTTCGCAGGTATCTTTCTGTCATACGCGATACTGTCGCCGCTTGCACAGAAGATAAAGGCGACCCGTGAGAAGCAGTGTCGGGTCTACATTATTGTCAAGCAGACACTTCTCGCATCTTTGAATGGTGCTCTTCCGCAAATCGCCGTTGAGCACGGACGAAAGGCAATCTCGTCAGCAGACCGCCCCACAATCGACGAAGTGGAAGCGGCAACCATCTCCGGCGGCTCGAGAGGCGATACTGAACAGAAGGAGGCTGCATAG
- the flgF gene encoding flagellar basal-body rod protein FlgF, with product MQSSLYVALSAQVALEKRLNTVANNIANINTGGYRAEEIKFETILSQAGAGTVSFASSGETYTSRRIGSVTRTDNPLDVAIQGDAWLSISTPSGLAYTRDGRMKMNEAGELQTMDGYSVLDPGGAPILLNPQDGEPTIGRDGMITQRNNQIGALGLFKIDNKSQLTRMGGSAVKPNLPATAMQDFTSVGVQQGYAEGSNVNPVLELTKMITISRTFDNAAATISETESSMMNAIRSLGPSA from the coding sequence ATGCAATCATCTCTCTATGTAGCTCTATCGGCTCAGGTCGCTCTCGAAAAGCGCTTGAATACTGTCGCCAATAACATTGCGAATATTAATACCGGCGGATACCGGGCCGAGGAGATTAAGTTTGAGACTATTCTCTCGCAAGCTGGTGCGGGAACCGTATCTTTTGCCTCTTCTGGCGAAACTTATACGTCGCGCCGTATAGGATCCGTGACCAGAACTGATAATCCGCTCGATGTTGCCATTCAGGGCGATGCCTGGCTGAGCATTAGTACACCATCAGGCCTCGCATACACGCGCGACGGCAGAATGAAGATGAATGAAGCAGGGGAACTGCAGACCATGGACGGCTATTCCGTTCTGGATCCTGGAGGGGCCCCCATTCTTCTGAATCCGCAGGATGGCGAGCCGACGATAGGGCGTGACGGGATGATCACGCAGCGAAATAATCAAATTGGTGCACTCGGTCTGTTTAAAATAGACAATAAGAGTCAACTCACGCGCATGGGAGGGTCAGCCGTGAAACCGAATCTTCCTGCGACGGCTATGCAGGACTTCACGTCCGTTGGAGTGCAGCAGGGATACGCCGAAGGTTCAAACGTCAATCCTGTGTTAGAGTTGACAAAGATGATCACGATCTCAAGGACCTTCGACAACGCAGCGGCGACAATATCTGAGACGGAATCGTCCATGATGAACGCTATTCGGTCGCTAGGCCCGAGCGCTTGA